From one Burkholderia pyrrocinia genomic stretch:
- the gndA gene encoding NADP-dependent phosphogluconate dehydrogenase, translating into MGKQAIGVIGLAVMGRNLALNIESRGYAVSVYNRSREKTDELIAEFPGRNLVPTHTLEEFVASLETPRRILMMVKAGEATDATIASLKPLLEKGDVLIDGGNTHFTDTIRRNQELAQSGLHFIGTGVSGGEEGALRGPSIMPGGQRDAYDLVEPILKQIAAKAPSDDEPCVAYMGPDGAGHYVKMVHNGIEYGDMQLIAESYSVLKNVAGLTNDELGAVYTEWNQGELDSYLIEITSKIFGKKDEETGKHLVDVILDRAAQKGTGKWTSQNALDLGVPLPLITESVFARVLSSLKTERVAASKILSGPAVAPFDGDRAAFVEAVRRALYLSKVISYAQGFAQLRTASGEYGWNLDLGTIAKIFRAGCIIRARFLQKITDAYAKDPALANLLLDPYFKDIAANYQASLRDVVVAAVKAGVPVPAFASAVAYFDSYRSERLPANLVQAQRDFFGAHTFERTDKPGSFHANWS; encoded by the coding sequence ATGGGCAAACAAGCAATCGGTGTGATCGGACTCGCGGTGATGGGCCGCAATCTCGCACTCAATATCGAGAGCCGCGGTTACGCGGTGTCGGTGTACAACCGCAGCCGCGAGAAAACCGACGAACTGATCGCCGAATTCCCCGGCCGCAATCTGGTGCCGACCCATACGCTCGAGGAGTTCGTCGCGTCGCTCGAAACGCCGCGCCGGATCCTGATGATGGTGAAGGCCGGTGAGGCGACCGATGCGACGATCGCGTCGCTCAAGCCGCTGCTCGAAAAGGGCGACGTGCTGATCGACGGCGGCAATACGCACTTCACCGACACGATCCGCCGCAACCAGGAACTCGCGCAATCGGGCCTGCATTTCATCGGCACCGGCGTGTCGGGCGGCGAAGAGGGCGCGCTGCGCGGCCCGTCGATCATGCCCGGCGGCCAGCGCGACGCGTACGACCTCGTCGAGCCGATCCTCAAGCAGATCGCCGCGAAGGCACCGTCGGACGACGAGCCGTGCGTCGCGTACATGGGCCCGGACGGCGCCGGCCACTACGTGAAGATGGTCCACAACGGCATCGAATACGGCGACATGCAGCTGATCGCCGAAAGCTACTCGGTGCTGAAGAACGTCGCGGGCCTGACCAACGACGAGCTCGGCGCGGTGTATACCGAATGGAACCAGGGCGAGCTCGACAGCTACCTGATCGAGATCACGTCGAAGATCTTCGGCAAGAAGGACGAAGAGACCGGCAAGCACCTCGTCGACGTGATCCTCGATCGCGCCGCGCAGAAGGGCACCGGCAAGTGGACGAGCCAGAACGCGCTGGATCTCGGCGTGCCGCTGCCGCTCATCACCGAATCGGTGTTCGCGCGCGTGCTGTCGTCGCTGAAGACCGAGCGTGTCGCGGCCAGCAAGATCCTGTCGGGCCCGGCCGTCGCGCCGTTCGACGGCGATCGCGCCGCGTTCGTCGAAGCGGTGCGCCGCGCGCTGTACCTGAGCAAGGTGATCTCGTACGCGCAGGGCTTCGCGCAACTGCGCACGGCGTCCGGAGAGTACGGCTGGAACCTCGATCTCGGGACGATCGCGAAGATCTTCCGTGCGGGCTGCATCATCCGCGCGCGCTTCCTGCAGAAGATCACGGACGCGTATGCGAAGGATCCGGCGCTCGCGAACCTGCTGCTCGATCCGTACTTCAAGGACATCGCCGCGAACTACCAGGCCTCGCTGCGCGACGTCGTGGTCGCCGCGGTGAAGGCCGGCGTGCCGGTGCCGGCGTTCGCGTCGGCGGTCGCGTACTTCGACAGCTACCGTTCCGAGCGGCTGCCGGCGAACCTGGTGCAGGCACAGCGCGACTTCTTCGGCGCGCACACGTTCGAGCGTACCGACAAGCCGGGCAGCTTCCACGCGAACTGGTCGTAA
- a CDS encoding DUF938 domain-containing protein, with the protein MTGPTPAPDPSARLSAPAAERNRGPILDVLRRVLPATGSVLEIASGTGQHVVHFAQALPGLRWQPSDPDAQARRSIAAWIAHAGLANVAGPLAFDVRDASWPLDALDAIVCINMIHISPWACADALFAGASRLLRPGGVLFLYGPYRREGRHTAPSNEAFDLQLRSRDPSWGVRDLETVVALGLDRGLDCIEVVEMPANNLSVVFRRLPHAEQ; encoded by the coding sequence GTGACCGGCCCGACACCCGCACCCGATCCGTCCGCGCGGCTGTCGGCGCCGGCGGCCGAACGCAATCGCGGGCCGATCCTCGACGTCTTGCGCCGCGTGCTGCCGGCGACCGGCAGCGTGCTCGAAATCGCGAGCGGCACGGGGCAGCACGTCGTCCATTTCGCGCAGGCGCTGCCGGGCCTGCGCTGGCAGCCGAGCGATCCCGACGCGCAGGCGCGGCGCTCGATCGCCGCGTGGATCGCGCATGCGGGCCTCGCGAACGTCGCCGGGCCGCTCGCGTTCGACGTGCGCGATGCATCGTGGCCGCTCGACGCGCTCGACGCGATCGTCTGCATCAACATGATTCACATCTCGCCGTGGGCGTGCGCCGACGCGTTGTTCGCGGGTGCGTCGCGCCTGCTGCGGCCGGGCGGCGTGCTGTTCCTGTACGGCCCGTATCGTCGCGAAGGCCGGCATACGGCGCCGTCGAACGAAGCATTCGACCTGCAGTTGCGCAGCCGCGATCCGTCGTGGGGCGTGCGCGATCTCGAGACGGTCGTCGCGCTCGGCCTCGATCGCGGGCTCGACTGCATCGAGGTCGTCGAAATGCCGGCGAACAACCTGAGCGTCGTGTTCCGGCGGCTTCCGCACGCGGAGCAATGA
- a CDS encoding NAD-dependent protein deacetylase: MNDKALHDPSSAHVDPAALDALHTFVERHPRLLVLTGAGISTDSGIPGYRDRNGQWMRSPPIQLHEFLGSDAARRRYWARSMIGWPVVGRAQPNRSHVALARLGGAGRIERLVTQNVDGLHQRAGSDDVIELHGGINGVTCLECGAHHARATIQAVLEADNPELLGAQAEPAADGDAHLEWAALDTFRIPACPACGGLLKPAVVFFGENVPRERVALAAQALEAADALLVVGSSLMVYSGYRFCVWAQAQHKPVAALNLGHTRADPMLTLKVEAQCAPALDALTARLGLAGNATEHAS, encoded by the coding sequence ATGAACGATAAAGCCTTGCACGATCCCTCATCCGCCCATGTCGATCCGGCCGCACTAGACGCGCTGCATACGTTCGTCGAGCGTCATCCGCGCCTGCTCGTGCTGACCGGCGCGGGCATCAGCACCGATTCCGGCATTCCCGGCTATCGCGACCGCAACGGCCAATGGATGCGCTCGCCGCCGATCCAGCTCCACGAATTCCTCGGCTCCGATGCCGCGCGGCGACGCTACTGGGCGCGCAGCATGATCGGCTGGCCCGTCGTCGGCCGCGCGCAGCCGAACCGGTCGCACGTCGCGCTGGCGCGGCTCGGCGGCGCGGGCCGGATCGAGCGCCTCGTCACGCAGAACGTCGACGGCCTGCACCAGCGCGCGGGCAGCGACGACGTGATCGAACTGCACGGCGGGATCAACGGCGTGACGTGCCTCGAATGCGGCGCGCATCATGCGCGCGCGACGATCCAGGCCGTGCTCGAAGCCGACAATCCCGAGCTGCTGGGCGCGCAGGCCGAGCCGGCCGCGGACGGCGACGCACACCTCGAATGGGCCGCGCTCGACACGTTCCGTATCCCGGCGTGCCCCGCATGCGGCGGCCTGCTGAAGCCGGCGGTCGTGTTCTTCGGCGAGAACGTGCCGCGCGAGCGGGTGGCGCTGGCCGCGCAGGCGCTCGAGGCGGCCGATGCGCTGCTCGTCGTCGGGTCGTCGCTGATGGTGTATTCCGGTTACCGCTTCTGCGTGTGGGCGCAGGCGCAGCACAAGCCGGTGGCCGCGCTCAATCTCGGCCATACGCGCGCCGATCCGATGCTGACGCTGAAGGTCGAGGCGCAGTGCGCACCCGCGCTCGACGCACTCACCGCGCGGCTGGGCCTCGCGGGCAACGCAACGGAGCACGCATCGTGA
- a CDS encoding LLM class oxidoreductase, whose product MTTPVPTRADGAHRVFSAGRLSIGLTLPLLRSGNIVADFNEQLELAALADTLGFRALWIRDVPLNSADYPDPVGHLDPWVLLGALASRTREIALASGAIVLPLRHPLHIAKGALSVATLSGGRFILGLGSGDRPPEYAAFGVDAETRRDRYRKHWEVVAAALGVPSRVLPDEAPPDAPEFMLLPRGDDAVPMLAVGSGGQSVDWIARHAIGWMTYHRDPDTQRARYSMWRAAVDRLASPAFRAFGVSMRLDLATHPDAPATALSLGYATGRRALIDILQDMRAAGTHHVTLNPGSDRPVREVIEELAEHVLPVFHDEHA is encoded by the coding sequence ATGACCACGCCCGTCCCCACCCGCGCCGACGGCGCACACCGCGTCTTTTCGGCCGGGCGATTGTCGATCGGCCTCACGCTGCCGCTGCTTCGCAGCGGCAATATCGTCGCCGACTTCAACGAACAGCTCGAACTCGCGGCACTTGCCGATACGCTCGGCTTTCGCGCGCTGTGGATTCGCGACGTGCCGCTGAACAGCGCCGACTATCCCGACCCGGTGGGCCACCTCGATCCGTGGGTGCTGCTCGGCGCACTGGCGTCGCGCACGCGCGAGATCGCGCTCGCCAGCGGCGCGATCGTGCTGCCGCTGCGTCATCCGCTGCATATCGCGAAGGGCGCGCTGTCGGTTGCAACGCTGTCGGGCGGACGCTTCATCCTCGGGCTCGGCTCCGGCGACCGCCCGCCTGAATACGCGGCGTTCGGCGTCGACGCGGAAACGCGGCGCGATCGCTATCGCAAACACTGGGAAGTCGTCGCGGCCGCGCTCGGCGTGCCGTCGCGCGTGCTGCCCGACGAAGCGCCGCCCGACGCACCCGAATTCATGTTGCTGCCGCGCGGCGACGACGCGGTGCCGATGCTCGCGGTCGGCTCGGGCGGACAGAGCGTCGACTGGATCGCGCGGCACGCGATCGGCTGGATGACGTACCACCGCGATCCGGACACGCAGCGCGCCCGCTATTCGATGTGGCGCGCGGCGGTCGACCGGCTCGCGTCGCCGGCTTTTCGCGCGTTCGGCGTGTCGATGCGGCTCGACCTCGCCACGCATCCCGATGCACCCGCCACCGCGCTGTCGCTCGGCTATGCCACCGGGCGCCGTGCATTGATCGACATCCTGCAGGACATGCGCGCGGCAGGCACGCATCACGTCACGCTGAATCCGGGATCGGACCGGCCCGTGCGCGAGGTCATCGAAGAACTCGCCGAGCATGTGCTGCCGGTTTTTCACGACGAGCACGCGTGA
- a CDS encoding mechanosensitive ion channel family protein: MRQLLLGWLLAAVVSAAHAAAPAPAAASAASGTAPALTPQQAQQALAVLENPRQRAQVETTLRAIAAVGALSAPAVAASEADAASGASAAAAPTALTSNGLASMLVRQGARWSTEIGSALKESLRSLLDVGSVGSWWHDRLVRADERADLAHALWIIIAVLVPALLFEWFAKRLLRRALAALAARRADSSRSTAPDDDNAPPPESSDRPDAPDVADTADASDAIPASSQDRGHARRHTTLLHRMPRALVSLALRAVPLLVFVGAASLTMSMIGDAGTPIESALESLIDIYVICRLVTIVSRLSFQPDARQLRLLQISDAWADFAQRSIARIVIVVGVSTAAIEIAANFGLSEAGHVALLKAVALVGHVMISALILQCRRSVAARIRAAGADHPTVAVVGNALADAWAPVSVFIVMALWFVWALDVHHGYRVLITLGGRSIAAMIGMRIVSIIVFDALARLFQRRDEDRTLVHLHAYRYYPLLRQIVSVAIGIVTVALLLQIWGVPIFRAFETGTIGHRLASALVTIAIAAIVALVVWEAANIAIERRLQRWTREGNLVRAARLRTLLPMLRSLLFVMIALVVVLTGLSELGVNVGPLLAGASIFGVALGFGSQKLVQDFITGIFLLMENAMQVGDWVTLAGVSGTVEYLSIRTVRLRAGDGSLYTIPFSSVTTVNNTNRGLGNAAVKVSIAYGEDIDRAIATLKEIGAALRDDPKYHDGILSDFSYWGIDQVDGAALALAGQMQCTDSTRWSVQREFNRRIAETFRERGIRIANPQRSLVAYADGSRPGGNGEGEGEGESNGDGGSNTHNGNATETAARPPSPGEPERKPG; encoded by the coding sequence ATGCGCCAACTTCTCCTCGGCTGGCTGCTCGCCGCCGTCGTCTCGGCTGCGCACGCGGCCGCTCCCGCACCGGCCGCCGCATCGGCCGCCTCCGGCACCGCGCCCGCGCTGACGCCGCAACAGGCCCAGCAGGCACTCGCCGTGCTCGAAAACCCGCGCCAGCGCGCCCAGGTCGAAACGACGCTGCGCGCAATCGCCGCCGTCGGCGCATTGAGCGCACCCGCGGTCGCGGCAAGCGAAGCCGACGCGGCAAGTGGCGCGTCTGCTGCCGCCGCGCCGACCGCGCTCACGTCGAACGGGCTCGCGTCGATGCTCGTCCGCCAGGGGGCGCGCTGGAGCACCGAAATCGGCAGCGCGCTGAAGGAATCGCTGCGCTCGCTGCTCGATGTAGGCTCGGTCGGAAGCTGGTGGCACGACAGGCTGGTGCGCGCCGACGAGCGCGCCGATCTCGCGCACGCGCTCTGGATCATCATCGCCGTGCTCGTGCCCGCGCTGCTGTTCGAATGGTTCGCGAAGCGGCTGCTGCGGCGCGCGCTGGCCGCGCTGGCGGCACGGCGCGCCGACTCGTCGCGCAGCACCGCGCCCGACGACGACAACGCGCCGCCACCGGAATCTTCAGACCGGCCGGACGCCCCTGACGTTGCCGACACTGCCGACGCATCCGACGCCATACCCGCGTCATCGCAAGACCGCGGCCACGCGCGGCGTCACACCACACTGTTGCACCGGATGCCGCGCGCGCTCGTCAGCCTCGCGCTGCGCGCGGTGCCGCTGCTCGTGTTCGTCGGTGCCGCGAGCCTGACGATGTCGATGATCGGCGATGCAGGCACGCCGATCGAATCCGCGCTCGAATCGCTGATCGACATCTACGTGATCTGCCGGCTGGTCACGATCGTCAGCCGGCTGTCGTTCCAGCCCGATGCACGGCAATTGCGGCTGCTGCAAATCAGCGACGCATGGGCCGACTTCGCGCAACGCTCGATCGCGCGAATCGTGATCGTGGTCGGCGTCAGCACGGCCGCGATCGAGATCGCCGCGAACTTCGGGCTCAGCGAGGCCGGTCACGTCGCGCTGCTGAAAGCCGTCGCGCTCGTCGGGCACGTGATGATCTCGGCGCTGATCCTGCAGTGCCGCCGGTCGGTCGCCGCGCGGATCCGCGCAGCCGGCGCGGACCATCCGACCGTCGCGGTGGTCGGCAACGCGCTCGCGGACGCATGGGCGCCCGTGTCGGTATTCATCGTGATGGCGCTGTGGTTCGTGTGGGCGCTCGACGTCCATCACGGCTACCGCGTGCTGATCACGCTCGGCGGCCGTTCGATCGCCGCGATGATCGGCATGCGGATCGTGTCGATCATCGTGTTCGACGCGCTCGCGCGGCTATTCCAGCGCCGCGACGAAGACCGCACGCTCGTCCACCTGCACGCGTACCGCTACTACCCGCTGCTGCGCCAGATCGTATCGGTTGCGATCGGCATCGTGACGGTCGCGCTGCTGCTGCAGATCTGGGGCGTGCCGATCTTCCGCGCGTTCGAGACGGGCACGATCGGCCACCGGCTCGCGTCGGCGCTGGTGACGATCGCGATCGCGGCCATCGTCGCGCTCGTCGTATGGGAAGCCGCGAACATCGCGATCGAGCGACGTCTGCAGCGATGGACCCGCGAAGGCAATCTCGTGCGCGCGGCGCGGCTGCGCACGCTGCTGCCGATGCTGCGCTCGCTGCTGTTCGTGATGATCGCGCTGGTCGTCGTGCTGACGGGCCTCAGCGAACTCGGCGTGAACGTCGGCCCGCTGCTGGCCGGCGCCAGCATCTTCGGCGTCGCGCTCGGCTTCGGCTCGCAGAAGCTCGTGCAGGATTTCATCACCGGGATCTTCCTGCTGATGGAAAACGCGATGCAGGTCGGCGACTGGGTCACGCTCGCCGGCGTGTCGGGCACGGTCGAATACCTGTCGATCCGTACCGTGCGGCTGCGCGCGGGGGACGGGTCGCTGTACACGATTCCGTTCAGCTCGGTGACGACCGTCAACAACACGAATCGCGGGCTCGGCAACGCGGCCGTCAAGGTCAGCATCGCGTATGGCGAGGACATCGACCGCGCGATCGCGACGCTGAAGGAGATCGGCGCCGCCTTGCGCGACGATCCGAAATACCACGACGGGATCCTGTCGGACTTCAGCTACTGGGGCATCGACCAGGTCGACGGTGCGGCGCTCGCGCTCGCCGGGCAGATGCAGTGCACGGACTCGACGCGCTGGAGCGTGCAGCGTGAATTCAACCGGCGGATCGCGGAAACGTTCCGCGAACGCGGCATCCGGATCGCCAATCCGCAACGCAGCCTCGTCGCGTATGCGGATGGATCACGGCCTGGCGGCAACGGCGAAGGCGAAGGCGAAGGCGAAAGCAACGGCGACGGCGGCAGCAACACCCACAACGGCAACGCCACCGAAACGGCGGCCCGGCCGCCTTCGCCCGGCGAACCGGAGCGCAAGCCGGGCTGA
- a CDS encoding CerR family C-terminal domain-containing protein has product MNEAKKLRRTSAGGYARGDETRQRIIEAAIELFGERGFAGASTREIAAMAGVNAPALQYYFENKEGVYRACVETIAEHGWEVFAPAVGHAWAMLDADADVDVLIDAFVGLLRALSDRMFTAPKTMNQRMFFAREQGGQEPASASGILMKRMRKPLNDVSAELIGRISGRPADDPVTRLRALSLFGQLTVFHIAQRSALQLLEWEAFEGERATLLIETIADQTRVLLEQWHAQRDAGAAGAEAGAKRGQRAAAKRTAKPGPSTPAAASTRRARKPAAR; this is encoded by the coding sequence ATGAACGAAGCGAAGAAGCTGCGCCGCACGTCGGCGGGCGGCTACGCGCGCGGCGACGAAACGCGCCAGCGGATCATCGAGGCGGCGATCGAACTGTTCGGCGAACGCGGGTTCGCGGGTGCATCGACGCGCGAGATCGCCGCGATGGCCGGCGTGAACGCGCCGGCGCTCCAGTACTACTTCGAGAACAAGGAAGGCGTTTATCGCGCGTGCGTGGAGACGATCGCCGAGCACGGCTGGGAGGTGTTCGCGCCGGCGGTCGGCCATGCGTGGGCGATGCTCGATGCGGACGCGGACGTCGACGTGCTGATCGACGCGTTCGTCGGGCTGCTGCGCGCGTTGTCGGACCGGATGTTCACCGCACCGAAGACGATGAACCAGCGGATGTTCTTCGCGCGCGAGCAGGGCGGCCAGGAGCCGGCGAGCGCGAGCGGAATCCTGATGAAGCGCATGCGCAAGCCGCTCAACGACGTGAGCGCCGAGCTGATCGGCCGCATCTCCGGGCGGCCGGCCGACGATCCCGTCACGCGATTGCGCGCGCTGAGCCTGTTCGGGCAACTCACGGTGTTTCACATCGCGCAGCGTTCGGCGCTTCAACTGCTCGAATGGGAAGCGTTCGAGGGCGAACGCGCGACGCTGCTGATCGAGACGATCGCCGACCAGACGCGCGTGCTGCTCGAACAATGGCACGCACAGCGCGACGCGGGTGCCGCTGGTGCTGAAGCCGGTGCGAAGCGGGGGCAGCGTGCCGCGGCGAAACGCACGGCGAAGCCGGGTCCGTCAACGCCTGCGGCGGCAAGCACGCGGCGTGCGAGGAAGCCCGCCGCGCGTTGA
- a CDS encoding MDR family MFS transporter codes for MADTPATTPAPPHEGRASVTDWIAVAAGALGALMATLDISITNSALPQIQGEIGATGTEGTWISTGYLMSEIVMIPLAAWLTRVFGLRNFLLTNSALFIAFSMMCGWSHSLPMMIAGRIGQGFTGGALIPTAQTIIRTRLPLSQLPVGMTLFGLIVLLGPLFGPVLGGWLAENVNWSWCFFLNLPVCLLLMALLVFGLPSDRPQWGAFFNADWLGIAGLAIGLSSLTVVLEEGQRERWFESQTIVTLSVVSFAGMILIALSQRFAKRPIMRLSLMRNPRYASVIVIVSAVGAGLYGVSYLLPQFLAIVAGYNAEQAGAIMLLSGLPAFLVMPILPRLLGKVDFRILVISGLLLFCLSCMLDISLTAQSVGHDFVWSQLIRGLAQMLAMMPLNQASMAAVAREDSGDAAGLYNMARNLGGSIGLAIIGTVIDRRTTFHTAALRESVTANSLIGQDRLSAYAANWFAHTGDLAYSNLRALGQLAQQIQIQAVVMTYSETFYLLGLALLACVPLALLLRTPRGPQPMSSGH; via the coding sequence ATGGCTGACACGCCCGCGACGACCCCCGCGCCGCCGCACGAAGGCCGCGCGAGCGTGACCGACTGGATCGCGGTCGCGGCCGGCGCGCTCGGCGCGCTGATGGCGACGCTCGACATCTCGATCACGAACTCCGCGCTGCCGCAGATCCAGGGTGAAATCGGCGCGACCGGCACCGAAGGCACGTGGATCTCGACCGGCTACCTGATGTCGGAAATCGTGATGATCCCGCTCGCCGCGTGGCTCACGCGCGTGTTCGGGCTGCGCAATTTCCTGCTGACGAACTCCGCGCTGTTCATCGCGTTCTCGATGATGTGCGGCTGGTCGCATTCGCTGCCGATGATGATCGCCGGCCGGATCGGCCAGGGCTTCACCGGCGGCGCGCTGATCCCGACCGCGCAGACCATCATCCGCACACGGCTGCCGTTGTCGCAGTTACCGGTCGGGATGACGCTGTTCGGCCTGATCGTGCTGCTCGGGCCGCTGTTCGGCCCGGTGCTCGGCGGCTGGCTCGCGGAGAACGTGAACTGGAGCTGGTGCTTTTTCCTGAACCTGCCCGTGTGCCTTTTGCTGATGGCACTGCTGGTGTTCGGTCTGCCGTCGGATCGCCCGCAATGGGGCGCGTTCTTCAACGCGGACTGGCTCGGGATCGCCGGCCTCGCGATCGGGCTGAGCTCGCTCACCGTCGTGCTCGAGGAAGGCCAGCGCGAGCGCTGGTTCGAATCGCAGACGATCGTCACGCTGAGCGTCGTGTCGTTCGCCGGGATGATCCTGATCGCGCTGTCGCAGCGCTTCGCGAAGCGGCCGATCATGCGGCTGTCGCTGATGCGCAACCCGCGCTACGCGAGCGTGATCGTGATCGTGTCCGCGGTCGGCGCCGGGCTGTACGGCGTGTCCTACCTGCTGCCGCAGTTCCTCGCGATCGTCGCCGGCTACAACGCCGAACAGGCCGGCGCGATCATGCTGCTGTCGGGCCTGCCGGCCTTTCTCGTGATGCCGATCCTGCCGCGCCTGCTCGGCAAGGTCGATTTCCGCATCCTCGTGATCTCGGGGCTGCTGCTGTTCTGCCTGAGCTGCATGCTCGACATCAGCCTGACCGCGCAGAGCGTCGGCCACGACTTCGTGTGGTCGCAGCTGATCCGCGGTCTTGCGCAGATGCTCGCGATGATGCCGCTCAACCAGGCGTCGATGGCGGCCGTCGCGCGCGAAGACTCGGGCGACGCGGCCGGGCTCTACAACATGGCGCGCAATCTCGGCGGCTCGATCGGGCTCGCGATCATCGGCACCGTGATCGACCGGCGCACGACCTTCCATACGGCCGCGCTCCGCGAATCGGTGACCGCGAACTCGCTGATCGGGCAGGACCGGTTGTCGGCCTATGCGGCCAACTGGTTCGCGCACACCGGCGATCTCGCATATTCGAACCTGCGTGCGCTCGGACAGCTTGCGCAGCAGATCCAGATCCAGGCGGTCGTGATGACCTATTCCGAAACCTTTTATCTGCTGGGCCTCGCGCTGCTCGCGTGCGTGCCGCTCGCGCTGCTGCTGAGAACGCCGCGCGGGCCGCAACCGATGTCGTCCGGCCATTGA
- a CDS encoding efflux transporter outer membrane subunit has translation MKPFSLPRRPALTLCAAACLLAGCTVGPDYHGAPAVPDAPTFVRAPASGVDTAAPAPSAWWHALNDRQLDELITAALVYSPDLHAAQARLRAARAQLSQQRAAQLPKSSATVAAIRMREPNVSALGSLLPSNGSNQSGGTSPSLGGSGPLQLYSAGFDATWEIDLFGGTRRAVEAAFAQAEAVDADLSDTQVSIAAEVATAYVDLRDQQQRLALSQRTAELQQTMLDLTQQRRARGIAADVDIERLTTQVESTRASLIPLDAQVTESLDRLAILTGRAPGALDAALSTPDAPLPTLPGSVAIGDPAALLKQRPDIRAAERRLASSHAQIGEHVADYFPKVTLLGDLGFSATDPGHLFRKQNFTWVGAPYLQWNILDFGRTRGAVRAAEASRDEAEANYLKAVLGALQDANTALQRYGHQREHVVALTKVQTSAVHSRSLMDERYRAGVASMIDLLDTQREALSAQQNVIAGQAELIKDYVSLQKSLGLGWQAGAV, from the coding sequence ATGAAACCCTTCTCCCTGCCCCGCCGCCCTGCGCTCACGCTGTGCGCGGCCGCGTGCCTGCTCGCCGGCTGCACGGTCGGCCCCGACTACCATGGCGCGCCCGCCGTACCCGATGCGCCGACCTTCGTGCGCGCGCCGGCATCCGGCGTCGACACCGCCGCGCCCGCACCCAGCGCGTGGTGGCACGCGCTGAACGATCGCCAGCTCGACGAGCTGATCACCGCGGCGCTCGTATACAGCCCCGATCTGCACGCCGCGCAGGCACGCTTGCGCGCAGCGCGCGCGCAGCTCTCGCAACAGCGCGCGGCCCAGTTGCCGAAATCGTCGGCCACCGTCGCGGCCATCCGCATGCGCGAACCGAACGTCAGCGCACTCGGCTCATTGCTGCCGTCGAACGGCTCGAACCAGTCGGGTGGTACGTCGCCGTCGCTTGGCGGCTCGGGGCCGCTGCAGCTTTATTCGGCAGGCTTCGACGCGACCTGGGAAATCGACCTGTTCGGCGGCACGCGCCGTGCGGTCGAAGCCGCGTTCGCACAGGCCGAGGCCGTCGACGCGGATCTCTCGGACACCCAGGTGTCGATCGCCGCCGAAGTCGCGACCGCCTACGTCGACCTGCGCGACCAGCAGCAGCGGCTGGCGCTGTCGCAGCGCACGGCCGAACTGCAGCAGACGATGCTCGACCTGACGCAGCAGCGCCGCGCACGCGGCATCGCGGCCGATGTGGACATCGAACGCCTGACGACGCAGGTCGAGAGCACGCGTGCGTCGTTGATCCCGCTCGACGCGCAGGTGACGGAGTCGCTCGACCGGCTCGCGATCCTGACGGGCCGCGCGCCGGGTGCGCTCGACGCCGCGCTGTCGACACCGGACGCCCCGCTGCCGACGCTGCCCGGCAGCGTCGCAATCGGCGATCCCGCCGCATTGCTGAAGCAGCGCCCCGACATTCGCGCGGCCGAGCGCCGGCTCGCGTCGAGCCATGCGCAGATCGGCGAGCATGTCGCCGACTATTTCCCGAAGGTGACGCTGCTCGGCGATCTCGGCTTCAGCGCGACGGACCCCGGCCATCTGTTCCGCAAGCAGAACTTCACGTGGGTCGGTGCGCCATATCTGCAATGGAACATTCTCGATTTCGGCCGCACACGCGGCGCAGTGCGCGCGGCCGAAGCATCGCGCGACGAAGCGGAAGCGAATTACCTGAAGGCTGTGCTCGGCGCGCTGCAGGATGCAAATACGGCACTGCAGCGCTATGGACACCAGCGCGAGCACGTTGTTGCGCTCACCAAGGTCCAAACGTCGGCCGTGCATTCCCGATCGCTGATGGACGAGCGCTATCGCGCGGGCGTCGCATCGATGATCGACCTGCTCGACACGCAACGCGAAGCGCTGTCCGCGCAGCAGAACGTGATCGCCGGGCAAGCCGAACTGATCAAGGATTACGTGTCGCTGCAGAAGAGCCTCGGGCTCGGATGGCAGGCAGGCGCGGTTTGA